Proteins encoded by one window of Candidatus Hinthialibacter antarcticus:
- a CDS encoding DUF481 domain-containing protein yields the protein MNFMRIVFMVGLITVLATPAFCDWVEIKDGSRIQGNVVHMKEGAVILSTAFAGELEIPWAQIVGIETDEAKPIHLDDGSVIQGSIEVGEDGQLEVVRGVGKTRFPITVEEVAAIAPPAPPTPTPPRWKGKVVGSLSVNQGNTELTNGALTVDMARRNEKDRYTVRGGYFFAENDGNDTRDEQFVSAKYDYFFDKQLYSYFTTRFDRDVIRELDLRTSAGAGAGYQLWETEKHKLFGELGLSYVNEDYQLATDDQDYIAARLASSFDWWIIKDKLQYNQNVEFLPGLQDFQDWYALFDTMLTWQWNKSWSMNGGVRIGYDNTPAKGQEKEDIEYLLGLGYSF from the coding sequence ATGAATTTTATGCGTATTGTTTTTATGGTTGGATTAATAACAGTCCTCGCGACTCCCGCGTTTTGTGACTGGGTGGAAATCAAAGACGGCAGCCGCATTCAAGGAAATGTTGTTCACATGAAAGAAGGCGCGGTGATTCTCTCAACCGCTTTCGCGGGCGAGTTAGAGATTCCCTGGGCGCAGATCGTTGGAATCGAAACCGATGAAGCCAAGCCGATCCATCTCGACGACGGCAGCGTGATTCAAGGCTCCATAGAAGTGGGCGAAGATGGACAGTTAGAGGTTGTACGAGGCGTTGGTAAGACGCGCTTTCCGATCACGGTTGAAGAAGTCGCGGCGATCGCGCCGCCTGCGCCTCCCACGCCGACGCCGCCACGCTGGAAGGGCAAAGTGGTCGGTAGCCTGTCGGTCAACCAGGGCAATACCGAACTCACCAATGGCGCACTCACAGTTGATATGGCGCGGCGTAATGAAAAAGACCGCTATACCGTACGCGGCGGTTATTTCTTTGCGGAAAACGATGGTAACGATACCCGCGACGAGCAGTTCGTCTCGGCGAAGTATGATTATTTCTTTGACAAACAACTCTATAGTTATTTCACCACCCGCTTTGACCGCGACGTCATCCGTGAACTCGATTTGCGCACCTCCGCCGGCGCCGGGGCTGGATACCAATTATGGGAAACAGAGAAACACAAACTGTTCGGAGAACTCGGCCTCTCTTATGTGAACGAAGATTATCAACTGGCGACGGACGACCAGGATTATATCGCAGCGCGCCTCGCTTCAAGTTTTGATTGGTGGATCATCAAAGATAAACTACAATACAATCAGAACGTCGAATTTTTGCCCGGGCTTCAGGATTTCCAGGACTGGTATGCATTATTCGATACCATGCTCACTTGGCAATGGAACAAGAGCTGGTCAATGAACGGCGGGGTACGGATTGGATACGACAACACCCCGGCGAAAGGGCAGGAAAAAGAAGACATCGAATACCTGCTCGGCTTGGGGTATTCGTTCTAG
- the msrB gene encoding peptide-methionine (R)-S-oxide reductase MsrB translates to MNRLSYHIFMKLPIFLPVLFTVALIACDQQPQSDLESENQMETTMEKNPSNETAAASSPTSVVEATQVAAMTDADWKERLTEQQFHILREHGTERAFTGAYWDNKKEGVYLCAGCGLELFASETKYKSGTGWPSYYQPINKTAVGTSVDKSLFSTRTEVHCSRCNGHLGHVFNDGPQPTGLRYCINSASLGFQPSDED, encoded by the coding sequence ATGAACAGATTGTCATATCATATATTTATGAAATTACCCATATTTTTGCCCGTCCTATTTACGGTTGCGTTGATCGCCTGCGACCAGCAACCTCAAAGCGATTTGGAATCCGAGAATCAAATGGAGACAACCATGGAGAAGAACCCGTCGAATGAAACGGCGGCTGCGTCATCGCCGACATCAGTAGTCGAGGCGACTCAAGTCGCCGCAATGACCGACGCTGACTGGAAAGAGCGCCTGACCGAACAGCAATTTCACATACTACGCGAACATGGCACCGAACGCGCCTTCACCGGCGCCTATTGGGACAACAAAAAAGAGGGCGTTTATTTATGCGCAGGATGCGGTCTTGAATTGTTCGCTTCGGAAACGAAGTACAAGTCAGGCACCGGCTGGCCCAGCTATTACCAACCGATCAATAAAACCGCCGTTGGAACCAGCGTCGATAAATCGCTGTTCTCCACCCGCACCGAAGTGCATTGCAGCCGTTGCAACGGGCACCTTGGCCATGTGTTCAACGACGGCCCGCAACCCACGGGGCTGCGCTATTGCATCAACTCGGCCTCGCTGGGTTTTCAACCAAGTGACGAAGATTAA
- a CDS encoding alpha-L-fucosidase, translating into MKRFSMCMLLGIAAALLLSGHVQAQTFEANWDSLDSREIPGWYPDAKFGIFIHWGVTAVPAWAPQGEYAEWYWNRMMKHEGETWDFHVKNYGPGFAYQDFAPDFKAELFEPDHWAEMFKNAGAQYVVMTSKHHDGFCLFKSEEANRSWGRPWNSVDIGPRRDLLGDLGKSVRSKGLKMGFYYSLYEWFNPLWQTDKSVFIEKHMIPQFKDVVTRYKPSIIFSDGEWDLPSEDWKSEELLAWLFNESPVKDEVVVNDRWGKETRHHHGDYYTTEYAAGMADASHPWEENRGMGHSYGYNRNEDLGQYRTGREFVLMIIDLVSRGGNLLLNVGPTADGRIPVIMQQRLAEIGAWMDVNGEAIYGTRPRDEQRQWSAGEVPKVEYGGEYMVKYDINEVTGDRNGDSAVIDAFFTTKEDTLYVISPRWPAEIFRVKNVKTSKDTKVTMLGVKDELKWDYVADDIVIYTPDFKPGQEPCDFAYTFKITNVEY; encoded by the coding sequence GTGAAACGATTTTCAATGTGTATGTTGCTTGGTATTGCGGCGGCTTTGCTGCTGTCGGGCCATGTTCAAGCGCAGACGTTTGAAGCGAACTGGGATTCATTAGACTCACGCGAAATTCCCGGGTGGTATCCTGACGCAAAATTCGGCATCTTCATCCATTGGGGCGTCACGGCTGTTCCCGCCTGGGCGCCGCAGGGCGAGTATGCGGAATGGTATTGGAACCGCATGATGAAGCACGAAGGCGAGACATGGGATTTCCATGTGAAAAATTATGGACCGGGCTTCGCCTATCAGGATTTCGCGCCTGACTTCAAAGCGGAACTTTTTGAGCCTGACCACTGGGCGGAAATGTTCAAAAACGCAGGTGCGCAATATGTCGTGATGACCTCAAAACACCATGACGGGTTCTGCCTGTTCAAAAGCGAAGAAGCCAACCGCAGCTGGGGCCGCCCCTGGAACAGCGTTGATATCGGCCCCCGACGCGATTTGCTCGGCGACTTGGGTAAGAGCGTACGGTCCAAAGGGCTGAAAATGGGGTTCTATTATTCGCTCTATGAATGGTTCAATCCATTGTGGCAGACAGACAAAAGCGTGTTTATTGAAAAACACATGATTCCCCAATTCAAAGACGTGGTGACGCGCTACAAACCGTCGATCATTTTTTCAGACGGCGAGTGGGACTTGCCCAGCGAAGACTGGAAAAGCGAAGAACTGCTGGCGTGGTTGTTTAACGAATCGCCTGTGAAAGACGAAGTCGTCGTCAATGACCGCTGGGGCAAAGAAACCCGCCATCATCACGGCGACTATTACACCACCGAGTACGCCGCAGGTATGGCGGACGCCTCTCACCCCTGGGAAGAAAATCGCGGCATGGGGCATTCGTATGGTTACAACCGCAACGAAGACCTCGGGCAATACCGCACTGGACGCGAGTTTGTGTTGATGATAATCGACCTCGTCAGCCGCGGCGGTAACCTATTGCTGAACGTCGGCCCGACGGCGGACGGGCGCATCCCGGTCATCATGCAACAACGCCTGGCGGAAATCGGCGCCTGGATGGATGTCAACGGCGAAGCGATTTATGGAACGCGCCCCCGCGACGAACAACGCCAGTGGAGCGCAGGCGAAGTTCCAAAAGTTGAATACGGCGGCGAGTACATGGTGAAGTACGACATTAACGAAGTGACGGGCGACCGCAACGGCGATAGCGCTGTGATTGATGCGTTCTTCACAACAAAAGAAGACACGCTTTATGTGATTTCTCCGCGCTGGCCTGCGGAAATTTTTCGGGTAAAAAACGTCAAAACCTCAAAAGATACCAAGGTCACAATGCTGGGCGTCAAAGACGAATTGAAATGGGATTACGTCGCCGACGATATCGTGATCTATACGCCTGATTTCAAACCCGGCCAGGAGCCATGCGACTTTGCATACACGTTTAAGATCACGAATGTGGAGTATTAA
- a CDS encoding helix-turn-helix transcriptional regulator — MSQTKGTDALDYIRNKYGNDPEFEEGVAKARTDLLVGKMIYDARQEAGLTQTELAKLVGTTQSVISRLEDADYEGHSLPMLNRIAAALHKKLEIQFVPAPVQASQKVQIV, encoded by the coding sequence ATGTCTCAAACAAAAGGAACAGACGCTCTTGATTATATTCGCAATAAATATGGAAACGATCCTGAATTTGAGGAGGGAGTAGCAAAAGCCAGGACAGACTTATTGGTCGGAAAAATGATCTATGACGCGCGGCAAGAGGCGGGGTTGACTCAAACGGAACTTGCCAAACTGGTTGGAACCACACAGTCCGTCATATCCCGGTTAGAAGATGCAGATTACGAAGGACACTCTCTACCCATGCTAAACCGGATTGCAGCCGCACTTCATAAAAAATTAGAAATTCAGTTTGTTCCTGCTCCTGTTCAAGCATCACAAAAAGTTCAAATCGTTTAA
- a CDS encoding DUF115 domain-containing protein, whose protein sequence is MNEALADANRQFLQQHFPLLVRQIDAGAWPSARLEAEVEPARNGGWTMRTTVQGANVNLHSQYDPSNEAKRWAAANPPANNGVCVLLGWGLGLHVLEWIKLYGKRVRAVIIFEPEADWFIQSMAYTEMQGLAGAERTEFVLGDDAQALYQALLRQMEAILSCDIHLLPLPFAPAYPSSVIHTLREEVRRILTSKEQILKHMATHGAFCQQHLIQNLPYAMRAWLPREAAGLAQGRPGIVVAAGPSLDKNIDQLVAAKEHAWIFACDTSLKPLLQRGVMPSMVVSKDPSDLNRAHFEGVDSLAAIHAALDPQVDPSVPTMLSGAGVYMPNRNHAVHAYIKGLELSDADKLPFSTNVAVAAFNMAVLMGCDPIVFVGLDLCFPVDSGRSHASNTALQSNVKFDPQTHKLEYTRGDARDLVDTITVEGVDGNEHPTLSTFYEALRLLEQLIAQSGRMCIDASEGGARIGGTEVMRLEDALAIYCQQPVDDGIFKEKSPPQRDHAAFQSSIREIVRHIEQCEATATDALQAIEKNEATLEELEAARRQIEDGYRLYHELQSALERVMVEIRRDGFFDASIASKEEIIKQYLWYFAEIRDACKRFGPEYQLLLQSTEN, encoded by the coding sequence ATGAATGAAGCGCTGGCTGACGCCAACCGCCAGTTCCTTCAACAGCATTTTCCTCTGCTCGTCCGCCAGATTGACGCAGGCGCCTGGCCTTCGGCGCGTCTTGAGGCGGAGGTCGAACCTGCCCGCAACGGCGGCTGGACCATGCGCACCACCGTACAGGGCGCGAATGTTAATCTGCATAGTCAGTATGATCCCTCCAACGAAGCCAAGCGCTGGGCGGCGGCGAACCCTCCCGCCAACAACGGTGTGTGCGTCTTGTTAGGGTGGGGGCTTGGTTTGCATGTGTTGGAGTGGATAAAACTCTACGGCAAACGAGTTCGCGCGGTAATTATCTTTGAACCGGAAGCGGACTGGTTTATCCAGTCGATGGCCTATACCGAAATGCAGGGGCTGGCTGGTGCGGAGCGGACCGAATTCGTCTTAGGAGACGATGCGCAAGCGTTGTATCAGGCGTTGCTTCGACAGATGGAGGCGATTTTAAGCTGTGATATTCATTTGCTCCCGTTGCCGTTTGCGCCTGCGTATCCCTCCAGCGTGATTCATACCTTGCGCGAAGAAGTGAGGCGTATCCTCACCTCGAAAGAGCAAATTCTAAAACACATGGCGACGCATGGCGCTTTTTGCCAGCAGCATTTAATCCAGAACCTTCCATACGCTATGCGGGCCTGGCTGCCGCGTGAGGCGGCGGGGCTTGCGCAAGGGCGCCCCGGCATTGTGGTCGCGGCGGGGCCTTCACTCGATAAAAATATTGATCAACTGGTCGCGGCGAAAGAGCACGCCTGGATATTCGCGTGCGACACCAGTTTAAAGCCGTTGCTGCAGCGCGGCGTTATGCCGTCGATGGTGGTCAGCAAAGACCCGAGCGATCTCAACCGCGCCCACTTTGAGGGCGTGGACAGTTTAGCTGCGATTCACGCCGCGCTCGATCCACAGGTTGATCCCTCTGTTCCGACGATGTTGAGCGGCGCGGGCGTGTACATGCCCAACCGTAATCACGCCGTACACGCATACATTAAAGGGCTTGAACTCTCTGACGCAGACAAACTGCCATTCAGCACCAACGTCGCCGTGGCGGCGTTTAATATGGCGGTGTTGATGGGGTGCGACCCAATCGTCTTTGTCGGGTTGGATTTATGCTTCCCGGTTGACTCAGGCCGGTCTCATGCGTCGAATACGGCGCTGCAATCCAACGTGAAATTTGATCCGCAAACCCATAAACTGGAATATACGCGCGGCGATGCGCGTGACTTGGTTGATACCATCACCGTAGAAGGCGTTGATGGAAATGAACATCCGACCCTCTCGACGTTTTATGAAGCGTTGCGTCTTCTTGAACAATTAATTGCGCAGTCTGGCCGTATGTGCATCGACGCCAGCGAAGGCGGCGCCCGCATCGGCGGGACGGAAGTGATGCGCTTGGAAGACGCCTTGGCGATCTACTGCCAGCAGCCGGTTGATGACGGAATTTTCAAAGAGAAATCACCGCCGCAGCGTGACCATGCGGCGTTTCAAAGCAGCATTCGAGAGATTGTTCGTCATATCGAACAATGTGAAGCGACTGCAACGGATGCGCTCCAGGCGATTGAAAAGAATGAGGCGACGCTCGAAGAATTAGAGGCCGCGCGTCGGCAAATAGAAGATGGCTACCGCTTGTATCACGAATTACAATCTGCGTTGGAGCGCGTGATGGTTGAAATTCGCAGAGACGGGTTCTTTGATGCGTCTATTGCAAGCAAAGAGGAGATCATCAAACAATACCTATGGTATTTCGCTGAAATTCGCGACGCCTGTAAGCGTTTCGGGCCAGAGTATCAATTGCTGTTGCAGTCAACGGAAAATTAA
- a CDS encoding FAD-dependent thymidylate synthase produces the protein MTQPFLSPEPQVKLVKRFADAYRNFLATARTCYSSKGLIQEEAIDDKWDFLAHSLYKAGHHTTLQHSHFQFALDNVSRHFIWSFLHSHPFYNSEQVSQRYVTVKPDNVAVPPLQGEALQVYRSTIKYQMDSYQALTERLKPLARSEYAKRFPKRKIDEKKYRLDIKRKAQEIARYALPVATFAYMYHTISGVTLLRYNRLCKLYDTPHEQTVVVQKMVQQLLEVEPKFADLIEAPLEEDGSPEWKFFEQHNPDALHAKPFIDEFDAELEGRVSKLTGYKTDNERILADSVRETLGVPRAQISDQDAIRLALDPGRNRLLGESLNLTTLSKLSRCLFHPSYTFKKKISHAADSQDQRHRMTPASRPILAGHQIEQPDYITPELIRQDESVEREYGEIMARTWDAMNQLRKLGVKEEYVQYLLPNAVSIRFSESSDLLNLHHKLAMRLCYNAQEEIWRASVDEAQQIREVNPNIGAYLLPPCTLRVLSKTRPICPEGDRFCGEKVWNYDLDDYKRVI, from the coding sequence ATGACGCAGCCGTTCCTCTCGCCGGAACCGCAAGTCAAACTTGTAAAACGCTTCGCAGACGCCTATCGCAATTTTCTCGCAACGGCGCGCACCTGCTATTCGTCAAAAGGCCTGATCCAAGAGGAAGCCATTGACGACAAGTGGGATTTTCTCGCCCATAGCCTCTACAAAGCCGGACACCACACCACCCTGCAACACTCGCATTTCCAGTTTGCGCTCGACAATGTTTCGCGCCATTTCATCTGGTCGTTTTTACATAGCCATCCATTTTATAATTCCGAGCAAGTCAGCCAACGCTATGTCACTGTTAAGCCCGACAACGTCGCCGTCCCCCCGTTACAGGGCGAAGCGTTGCAGGTCTATCGTTCGACGATCAAATACCAGATGGATTCTTATCAAGCCCTGACCGAACGCCTGAAACCCTTAGCGCGCAGCGAATACGCCAAGCGGTTCCCCAAACGAAAAATCGACGAAAAAAAATACCGCCTCGACATCAAACGCAAAGCGCAAGAAATCGCCCGTTATGCGCTTCCGGTCGCGACCTTTGCCTATATGTATCACACCATCAGCGGCGTCACCCTGCTGCGCTACAACCGCCTTTGCAAATTATACGACACGCCCCATGAGCAAACGGTGGTCGTGCAAAAAATGGTGCAGCAACTGCTTGAAGTCGAACCCAAATTTGCAGACCTAATTGAAGCGCCGCTTGAAGAAGACGGCTCGCCCGAATGGAAATTTTTCGAGCAACATAACCCAGATGCGCTTCATGCGAAACCATTCATTGATGAATTTGACGCGGAACTCGAAGGCCGCGTCTCAAAACTCACCGGCTATAAAACCGACAACGAGCGCATACTGGCTGACTCCGTGCGCGAGACATTAGGCGTACCCCGCGCACAAATCAGCGACCAGGACGCAATCCGGCTGGCGCTGGACCCGGGCCGGAACCGCTTGCTGGGCGAATCGCTCAATCTCACCACGCTTTCAAAATTATCACGCTGTCTGTTCCACCCGTCCTATACGTTCAAGAAAAAAATCAGCCACGCGGCGGATTCTCAAGACCAACGCCATCGCATGACCCCGGCGTCGCGCCCCATCCTCGCCGGGCATCAGATCGAGCAGCCCGACTACATCACGCCGGAATTAATCAGGCAAGACGAAAGCGTCGAACGCGAGTATGGCGAGATCATGGCGCGCACCTGGGACGCAATGAACCAACTGCGCAAACTCGGCGTCAAAGAAGAATACGTTCAGTATTTATTGCCGAACGCGGTTTCTATTCGCTTCTCCGAATCGAGCGACCTACTCAACCTGCATCACAAACTTGCGATGCGTTTGTGTTACAATGCGCAAGAAGAAATCTGGCGCGCCTCGGTCGACGAAGCCCAGCAAATTCGCGAAGTGAATCCCAACATCGGCGCCTATCTGCTGCCTCCCTGCACCTTGCGCGTTCTCTCAAAAACCCGTCCCATTTGCCCCGAAGGCGACCGCTTCTGCGGCGAAAAAGTATGGAACTATGATTTGGATGACTACAAGCGCGTCATTTAA
- a CDS encoding helix-turn-helix transcriptional regulator, translating into MKTFGEQLRVFRLRRKMTQQDMADRLGLSSPYIAQMESGFKPPPPPLLVEKLSEILQIQHDERRQFISAAEKERELQSLVKATRKIGYLLAGNKVCVPQKAVSYRVQQEIDELVDAIPRNLTFSLEILQDRSRGFRSGDGPVTLQSHDDLRSWALSQLGDRPNEWLTFLGGLYDVLILTPDERLLCRHPSGNRNELSKRANEAGQFFQKLKEIIDRAKEQSEDQVLPDVIAPHEAWRNIDEALSAPEGEEHETVAPKGRSEDGIRRVPVMSIVEVGSDDFKDQEDLGSIGLPSEWFDRESDYEACLVQSDSYVPLGVWPGCKAVYQLYAPVQNEDLVVVQMGDRRCIRKYFDLGEQILLQGGPLSRPVQVGKNETSVRVIGVVRELISRFREMKP; encoded by the coding sequence TTGAAAACCTTCGGCGAACAACTTCGCGTGTTTCGACTTCGTCGTAAGATGACGCAACAAGATATGGCCGACCGCCTGGGTCTCTCCTCTCCCTATATTGCTCAAATGGAAAGCGGCTTCAAACCGCCTCCTCCACCACTTCTAGTCGAAAAATTATCGGAAATTCTCCAAATTCAACACGATGAGCGCCGCCAATTTATTTCAGCCGCCGAGAAAGAACGCGAACTGCAAAGTTTGGTGAAAGCCACCCGAAAAATCGGCTATCTATTGGCGGGCAACAAAGTCTGCGTTCCGCAAAAAGCTGTGTCGTATCGCGTCCAGCAAGAGATCGACGAATTGGTTGACGCCATTCCGCGCAATTTGACATTCTCGTTGGAGATTCTACAAGACCGCTCACGCGGTTTTCGCAGCGGCGACGGCCCGGTTACGCTGCAATCGCATGACGATCTTCGTTCGTGGGCGTTGTCACAACTTGGCGACCGCCCCAACGAGTGGCTGACCTTTTTGGGCGGTTTATATGACGTCTTGATCCTCACCCCGGACGAGCGTTTGTTATGCCGACATCCTTCCGGCAACCGAAATGAACTTTCAAAACGCGCCAATGAAGCCGGGCAGTTTTTTCAGAAACTCAAAGAAATTATCGACCGCGCCAAAGAACAATCCGAAGACCAGGTTCTGCCGGACGTCATCGCTCCACATGAAGCATGGCGCAACATCGACGAAGCGCTCTCAGCGCCCGAAGGCGAAGAGCATGAAACCGTCGCACCGAAAGGACGCAGCGAAGACGGCATCCGCCGCGTCCCGGTGATGTCAATTGTTGAGGTGGGATCAGACGATTTCAAAGACCAGGAAGATTTGGGAAGCATCGGGCTTCCGTCGGAATGGTTTGACCGCGAGAGCGACTATGAAGCCTGTCTGGTGCAGTCGGATTCGTATGTCCCGCTCGGCGTATGGCCAGGCTGCAAAGCCGTCTATCAACTCTATGCGCCCGTGCAAAACGAAGACCTAGTCGTTGTACAAATGGGCGACCGGCGTTGTATTCGCAAGTATTTTGATTTAGGCGAGCAAATCTTGTTGCAAGGCGGCCCGTTGTCGCGTCCTGTGCAAGTGGGAAAAAATGAAACTTCAGTCCGCGTGATTGGCGTAGTTCGCGAATTAATTTCGCGTTTTCGTGAAATGAAGCCGTGA
- a CDS encoding type II toxin-antitoxin system RelE/ParE family toxin, with the protein MPETKVIFYKENKCAPMVNWLEEVYRQDKKALEKCFAQIELLKAFGHELRRPHADFLRDGIYELRISFRRVQYRILYFFFGQNIVVLSHGITKEGKVPDTEINRAIERKIRYEMKPETHSWEEGE; encoded by the coding sequence ATGCCTGAGACCAAGGTGATTTTCTACAAAGAAAATAAATGCGCCCCAATGGTTAACTGGCTTGAAGAAGTGTATCGGCAAGATAAGAAAGCCTTAGAAAAGTGTTTCGCTCAGATCGAACTATTGAAGGCATTTGGGCACGAACTGCGTCGCCCTCACGCAGATTTCTTGCGGGACGGAATTTATGAACTACGCATTTCATTCAGGCGTGTTCAATACAGGATTTTGTATTTTTTCTTTGGACAGAATATTGTTGTTTTATCCCATGGCATAACGAAAGAGGGAAAAGTGCCGGACACTGAAATAAACAGAGCGATTGAACGAAAAATACGATATGAAATGAAACCTGAAACCCATTCCTGGGAAGAAGGAGAGTAA
- the trmB gene encoding tRNA (guanosine(46)-N7)-methyltransferase TrmB, translated as MAKTVHEYDPLMDEIFVQPGSIDETLDFPKIFGNDNPVEIEIGCGKGRFILAESKARPSVNFIAIERSKKIIRIGASRATKLRRTNLAFLNLDADMVVKLLVKPNSIQAYHVYFPDPWPKGRHRKRRLFNPRLLQKMAETLLPQGILKLKSDHADYYNDANERIITSSLFQRVNEDVSYETVRNINEAGEEASHYEIKWRKEARPIHSSEYQIISKS; from the coding sequence ATGGCCAAAACTGTTCACGAATACGATCCCTTGATGGATGAAATTTTCGTTCAACCGGGTTCCATAGATGAAACCTTGGATTTCCCAAAAATCTTTGGCAATGACAATCCGGTTGAGATTGAGATTGGCTGCGGCAAAGGCCGGTTTATTCTGGCGGAATCGAAAGCCCGGCCTTCGGTCAATTTCATCGCGATTGAGCGTTCAAAAAAGATCATCCGTATCGGCGCATCCCGCGCAACCAAACTAAGGCGGACCAACCTAGCTTTTCTTAACCTGGACGCCGACATGGTGGTGAAATTGTTGGTCAAGCCAAACAGCATCCAAGCCTATCATGTGTACTTCCCCGACCCCTGGCCCAAAGGTCGGCATCGCAAACGTAGATTATTTAACCCCCGTCTATTACAAAAGATGGCTGAAACGCTATTACCCCAAGGAATACTTAAACTTAAGTCAGATCATGCCGATTATTATAATGACGCGAATGAACGAATCATTACATCAAGCCTATTTCAACGCGTCAATGAAGATGTCTCATACGAGACTGTTCGAAACATCAATGAGGCAGGTGAAGAAGCCTCTCATTACGAAATTAAGTGGAGAAAAGAAGCGCGGCCCATTCATTCATCTGAATACCAGATCATAAGCAAGTCCTAA
- the grpE gene encoding nucleotide exchange factor GrpE: MGSTPRDLYAPAASWGILVDVIAPTSRGMDPAFIRAKEAFDRYSATIGGDIGEAIKLCKDHLERFLTKAQEIIEGEAGPQPGRLGRLNRFPYGGAELQFQVFQYNGLDSVSIREDRFAAILTQYDLFHETMRFMEKKVEEGNLGPLKNSFLFIHKPLNQAAQLLDPALEKTNIVRTTVFGQRPDPTYVHISGDEANDEVEPGTICRILKPGYQTEGREIQEGVVLIASKR; encoded by the coding sequence ATGGGCTCAACTCCGAGAGACCTCTATGCGCCCGCAGCCAGCTGGGGAATTTTAGTCGATGTCATCGCGCCAACTTCGCGGGGAATGGACCCCGCATTCATCCGCGCCAAAGAAGCCTTTGACCGCTACAGCGCCACCATCGGCGGAGACATCGGCGAAGCCATCAAACTTTGCAAAGACCACCTCGAACGCTTTTTAACCAAGGCGCAGGAAATTATCGAAGGCGAAGCAGGCCCGCAACCAGGCCGCTTGGGCCGCTTGAACCGCTTTCCCTATGGCGGCGCAGAACTTCAGTTTCAGGTATTTCAATACAACGGCCTCGATTCGGTCTCCATTCGGGAAGACCGCTTTGCGGCGATCCTTACGCAGTATGACCTCTTTCATGAGACCATGCGTTTTATGGAAAAAAAAGTAGAAGAAGGAAACCTGGGACCGCTGAAAAATAGTTTTCTATTTATTCACAAGCCGTTAAACCAAGCAGCGCAATTGCTTGACCCGGCCTTGGAAAAAACCAACATCGTGCGCACCACCGTCTTTGGGCAAAGGCCTGATCCGACGTATGTCCACATCTCTGGCGACGAAGCCAACGATGAAGTCGAACCGGGAACCATCTGCCGCATCCTCAAACCCGGCTACCAGACCGAAGGCCGCGAGATTCAAGAAGGCGTGGTATTGATCGCATCGAAGAGGTAA